The genomic interval GACGTTCAGAGTATCCGGGCAATCAGGTCAAACCGGCATACGAGTGCAGCCCGGACACCACCATGTTGATGATGAAGAAATTGAAGATCATCGTCGAGAACGCGACCATGTTGACCCGGGCCGCCGCGGTTCCTCGCCAGCCGGCGGTTGCCCGGGCGTGCAGGTAGGCCGCGTAGACGACCCAGGTGATGAAGGCCCAAGTCTCCTTCGGGTCCCAGCCCCAGTACCGACCCCAGGCCGCCTCGGCCCAGATCGCGCCGGCGATGATCCCGAACGTGTAGACCGGGAAACCGAAGGCGACGGTCCGGTACGCCATCCGGTCCAGCACGTCGGTCGTCGGCATCCGCGACCCGAGGGTGACCGGGAACCGGGTGGGTGTCTTGCCGGCCTCGACGGCCAGCTCCCAGCGCCGGCGGATCAGGTAGAGCACGGTCGCGACGAAGCTGACCATGAAGATGCCGGTGCCGATGCTGATCGTGGTGACGTGGATGGCGATCCAGTAGGACCGCAGCGCCGGGACCAGCGGCTCGGCCGGCGCGTAGAGCACCGTGCCGGCCAGGAACAGCAGCACGACCACGGGGAACAGCAGGAACATGCCGAGATAGCGCACCTGCGGCAGCCGGATCAGCACTACGAGGTAGGCGATCACGGCGGCGGCGCCGACCACGGCGGAGAACTCGTACATGTTGCCCCAGGGCAACCGGTGGGTCGCGAGCCCGCGTAGGAGCAGGGAGGTGAGCTCCACCCCGAGGCCGACCACCGTGGCGCCGACCGCGATCCGGCCGAACCGGTCGGCCTGGCCGGTCCGGTTGCGGGCCTTGGGGGGCGCCTTCGAGGACACCGAGACGGTCGAGATCCCGCCGGTCTTCACCTCGGACAGACCGCCGGCGCCGACGAGCACCTGCTCGGGCGAGGTCGCCGCGACCTTCCCGCGGCGCCCGAACGCGTACTCCCCGCAGTAGGCGACCAGCGCGAGGCTGTACAGGATGATCGACCACGTGAACATGTGATCGGACAGCCTCGCGAGTCCGGCGTTGACGAACACGGTCAGTCCTTCCTGACGGGCGACGGGTCGCGGAGTCGCTCGATGACGCGGGCGAACTCCGTCCCGAAGCTGCCTGCGTCGGTGCGGGCGAGCCCTCCGACCGCGACCACACTACGGGCGTCCGGTTCGGGCCGCTCGGCGTCGTCCACAGGCTCCGAGTTGTCCACAGACCGGGATGCAGAGCTGTCCGCCGGGGTGATCCGCAGGAAGAGTCGTCGGCGCCGGACAGCAAGAGAAAGGAGGAGTCCCAGCACGATCGCGCCGGCCGACCAGAGCACGAGCGTCTGACCCGGGTCGTGGTTGACCTGGATCGTCGCCCACTGGCGGTAGCCGTCGAAGGTGATCTGTGTGCCGTCGCTCAGCTTCACCGACTTGCCTTGGGTGAGCTGGGCGGACTGCACCGCCTTGAGCCTTCCGCTGGCGACCTGGCGCTGGTCGATGCTGTAGACGGACTGGGGAGCGCCGCTGTCGACGCCGAGGTCGCCCTGGTAGACCACGATCGCCACGCCGGGGTTGCCGGGCTGGGGCGACAGCGAGGTCAGCTTGCCGCCGGAGTCCAGGGCAGCGAACGGCGCGAACGAACCGTAGAGCGCGAGCTGCGGGTTGACCGTGTCCAGGAGCTTGACGGCGCCCTCGGACAGCAGCGTCGAGGGCACCTGCGGCAGGAACGGCGCGGTGATGTCCCGCAGCACCTTGCCCTGCGGGGTCGTGACCGTGAACCGGGGCGCGAAGCCGTGCCCCACCAGATAGACGCGTACGCCCTCGACCCGCAGCGGGTGGTTGACCTGCAGCGTGTCCTTCTTCGGCGCGCCGTTCTCGCCCAACGAGTACGTGATGTCGGCCTTGAACGACGACGGCGTCCCGTCCGGGTCGTATGTCGCCGTGAACTTGTCCAACGAGTCGATACAGAACGGGGCCAGCCCGGCTCCGTCCACCAGCTTTCCCGGCCGGAAGGAGTCGTAGAGCGGCACTGCGTTGCAGATCCCGGGCTGGGCCTCGGTCAGCAGCACCGTGCCCTGGTAGCCCCACAGCTTCCCGGCGGCGACGCCGACCAACAGCACCACCAGCGCGGCGTGGAAGACGAGGTTGCCCGTCTCCCGGAGGTAGCCCTTCTCCGCCGCCACGGTCACCACGCCGTCGTCCTCTTCGCGGATGACGGTCTTCCAGCCACGCAGCCGGGACACGGCGGCGCGGGCGGCCTCGGCCGGCGCCTGCGCGGAGGAGAAGGAGGAGGACTGTGCGAGTCGATCGAGCCGTCGCGGTACGACCGGCGGCGCGGACAACATCGCTGTGGCGTGCTGCCGCAGCCGCGGCACCACGCACCCGATCAGCGACACGAACAACAGCAGGTAGGTCGCCGCGAACCACGGAGCCGCGAACACGTCGAAGAACCCGGCGGCATCGAGGATCCGTGACCAGCCCGGGTGGTCGGCGATGTACGCGTCGACCTTGCCCGGATTCAGCGCCCGCTGCGGCAGCAGCGACCCCGGGATGGACGCCAGCGCCAGCAGGAACAGCAGCACCAGCGCTGTCCGCATGCTGGTCAGCCGGCGCCAGGAGTTGCGGGCGAACGCGATCGGGCCGCCGTGCCATGACCGGACCGGTGCCGGCTGGGTCGACAGCTCTGCCGGGTCGACGTCCGCGTCGCGGACCGGGGTGTCGGGTCCGGCCGTCACAGCGAGGTCCCCAGCCCGCTCTGGCCGACCCGCGAGGTCAGCTCGATGGTCATCTGCCCCCACAGCCCGGTCACCAGCAGCAGGCCCAGCACGACCAGCAGGCCGCCGCCGACGTACGTGATGATGTTGGCGTGCCGGCGGACGATGCCGAGCGCGCCGATCAGCCAGCGGGCCCCGAGCGCGACCAGCACGAAGGGAACCCCGAGACCGAGGCAGTACGCCACCGACAGGGCCGCTCCCCGGCCTGCCCCGGCGGTGGACAGGGCGAGCGACTGGACCGCGCCGAGCGTCGGGCCGATGCACGGCGTCCAGCCCAGGCCGAAGACAACCCCGAGCAGCGGCGCCCCGGCCAGGCCCGCGGCCGGGAACCGGTGGATCCGCAGCTCGCGGGAGACGCCGGGGATCACGCCGAGGAAGGCCAGGCCCAGCAGGATCACGATGACACCGAGGATGCGCTCCAGTCCCCGCTGGTGCTCGATGAGGAGGGAGCCGAGCCGGCCGAACAGCACGCCGTACGCGACGAACACCACGGTGAAGCCGAGGACGAACAACACCGCGCCAAGCACCGTCCGGCTGCGCAGCCGGCGGGTGCGGGTCGCGACCGCCACGCCACCGCCCTCGGCCGGAGCAGGCGCCGAGGAGGCGGCCTCGGTACCGGACAGGCCGCCGACGTAGGAGAGGTAGCCCGGCACCAGCGGGAGCACGCACGGCGAGAGGAAGCTCACCAGCCCCGCGACCGCGGCCACCAGGGCCGCGACCACGAACGGGCCGTCGGAGACGATCCGGGCGAAGCTCTCGCCGATGCCGCTCATGACTCGGCCGCCAGCCTCGTGACGACGGGCTGGATGTCCTCCTGCAGCAGCGGCGTCGGGTACACGGCGGCGACGCGGCCCTGCTTGTCGATCACGATCGTGAAGGGAAAGCCGTTGACGCGCAGGTCACGGAAGCGCTGGATCGTCTTCCCCGGCCGGTCGAAGAGGGTCGGGTACGTGATCTTGTTGTCCTGGTAGAACGCGCGGACGTTGTCCTCGGTGTCGCGGACGGCGACCCCGACGAACTCGACCCCGTCAGCCTTCGTCGCCTTGTACGCAGCGTCGAAGTCCGGCGTCTCGACCCGGCAGGGCGGGCACCACGGGCCCCAGAAGTTCAGCACCACGACCTTGCCGCGCTGGGCGGCGAGGTTCCACGCGCCGCCATCGAGGATGGTGCCGTCCACCGACGGCGCCGACTTCCGGTCCGACTCGGGGATGACCTCGCCCCTGCCGGTCCCGGCCACGAATCGGAACTCACCGCCCGCGGTCTGATCGACCGCGTCCGAGCCGCCCGTGCATGCTGTGAGCGCGCCAAGAGCGACTACCAGCAAGGCGACGACGAGGCGGGGGAATCGACGCACCCGTCGAGTGTCACCCCAGCTCATACGGCTCATGCACCCGGGGTCGTCCCCGGTGACTCCGGTCCCGCGGGCTCGCTGTAGAGGACCTTGACCACACGATCACCGTCGAAGGTGATGCTCGTGAGGGAAGCCAGCCCGCACTGGCGGTGGGTCGGGATGTGGGAGAGCGGTTTGCGCTCGACCAGCCGGCGCAGGGTCCAGATCGGCAGCTGGTGGCTGACGCAGACGGCCTCGTGCCCCTCGGCGGCGTCCCGGGCGGACCAGGCGGCGGCCAGCATCCGGGAGGCGATGTGCTGATACGGCTCACCCCAGGACGGTCGGAACGGGTTGCGCAGCCTGGGCCAGGAGGACGGGTGGGCCCATACCCGGTCGCCCGGGCCGAACGGCTGACCCTGGAACGAGTTCTCCGCCTCCAGCA from Mycobacteriales bacterium carries:
- a CDS encoding cytochrome c biogenesis protein CcdA, whose amino-acid sequence is MSGIGESFARIVSDGPFVVAALVAAVAGLVSFLSPCVLPLVPGYLSYVGGLSGTEAASSAPAPAEGGGVAVATRTRRLRSRTVLGAVLFVLGFTVVFVAYGVLFGRLGSLLIEHQRGLERILGVIVILLGLAFLGVIPGVSRELRIHRFPAAGLAGAPLLGVVFGLGWTPCIGPTLGAVQSLALSTAGAGRGAALSVAYCLGLGVPFVLVALGARWLIGALGIVRRHANIITYVGGGLLVVLGLLLVTGLWGQMTIELTSRVGQSGLGTSL
- a CDS encoding histidine phosphatase family protein gives rise to the protein MLRHGEVQNPDHIMYGRLPGYHLSPVGRRMAERAAKALIDRDITYLVSSPLERAQETSAPLATALNVPVHLDDRLLEAENSFQGQPFGPGDRVWAHPSSWPRLRNPFRPSWGEPYQHIASRMLAAAWSARDAAEGHEAVCVSHQLPIWTLRRLVERKPLSHIPTHRQCGLASLTSITFDGDRVVKVLYSEPAGPESPGTTPGA
- a CDS encoding cytochrome c biogenesis protein ResB gives rise to the protein MTAGPDTPVRDADVDPAELSTQPAPVRSWHGGPIAFARNSWRRLTSMRTALVLLFLLALASIPGSLLPQRALNPGKVDAYIADHPGWSRILDAAGFFDVFAAPWFAATYLLLFVSLIGCVVPRLRQHATAMLSAPPVVPRRLDRLAQSSSFSSAQAPAEAARAAVSRLRGWKTVIREEDDGVVTVAAEKGYLRETGNLVFHAALVVLLVGVAAGKLWGYQGTVLLTEAQPGICNAVPLYDSFRPGKLVDGAGLAPFCIDSLDKFTATYDPDGTPSSFKADITYSLGENGAPKKDTLQVNHPLRVEGVRVYLVGHGFAPRFTVTTPQGKVLRDITAPFLPQVPSTLLSEGAVKLLDTVNPQLALYGSFAPFAALDSGGKLTSLSPQPGNPGVAIVVYQGDLGVDSGAPQSVYSIDQRQVASGRLKAVQSAQLTQGKSVKLSDGTQITFDGYRQWATIQVNHDPGQTLVLWSAGAIVLGLLLSLAVRRRRLFLRITPADSSASRSVDNSEPVDDAERPEPDARSVVAVGGLARTDAGSFGTEFARVIERLRDPSPVRKD
- the ccsB gene encoding c-type cytochrome biogenesis protein CcsB, which codes for MFVNAGLARLSDHMFTWSIILYSLALVAYCGEYAFGRRGKVAATSPEQVLVGAGGLSEVKTGGISTVSVSSKAPPKARNRTGQADRFGRIAVGATVVGLGVELTSLLLRGLATHRLPWGNMYEFSAVVGAAAVIAYLVVLIRLPQVRYLGMFLLFPVVVLLFLAGTVLYAPAEPLVPALRSYWIAIHVTTISIGTGIFMVSFVATVLYLIRRRWELAVEAGKTPTRFPVTLGSRMPTTDVLDRMAYRTVAFGFPVYTFGIIAGAIWAEAAWGRYWGWDPKETWAFITWVVYAAYLHARATAGWRGTAAARVNMVAFSTMIFNFFIINMVVSGLHSYAGLT
- a CDS encoding TlpA disulfide reductase family protein, whose amino-acid sequence is MAGTGRGEVIPESDRKSAPSVDGTILDGGAWNLAAQRGKVVVLNFWGPWCPPCRVETPDFDAAYKATKADGVEFVGVAVRDTEDNVRAFYQDNKITYPTLFDRPGKTIQRFRDLRVNGFPFTIVIDKQGRVAAVYPTPLLQEDIQPVVTRLAAES